A window of Kyrpidia spormannii genomic DNA:
TTGTGTTCGAAGGGGTACAGGCCGCCCCGAAGCCCTTCGGGGCTGCGGGGTTTGATCCCCGATAGGGTTGTGTTTTAGGGAGAAAGGGGGCGACGAATGTGGCGGGAACCGCGGTGCTGTTGATTGGACACGGCAGTCAGCTTCAGACGGCCGCTGAAGATATGTATCGGGTGATGGACGATTTGAAGCGATCAGGTCGATGGGACATCGTGGAAGCGGCTTTCTTGGAGATCACCCCGCCGTCCATTCCGGAAGGGATAGAACGCTGCATCAATCAAGGGGCCAGCCGAGTGGTGATTGTACCGTATTTTCTCCACCTGGGAAAGCACGTCCTTCGCGATCTCCCCCGGATCATTGAGG
This region includes:
- a CDS encoding sirohydrochlorin chelatase; its protein translation is MAGTAVLLIGHGSQLQTAAEDMYRVMDDLKRSGRWDIVEAAFLEITPPSIPEGIERCINQGASRVVIVPYFLHLGKHVLRDLPRIIEEAGRRHPGIQIGLGGHLGYDPRLALIVEERAEQALAEMDTVAG